A region of Meleagris gallopavo isolate NT-WF06-2002-E0010 breed Aviagen turkey brand Nicholas breeding stock chromosome 29, Turkey_5.1, whole genome shotgun sequence DNA encodes the following proteins:
- the NFE2L1 gene encoding endoplasmic reticulum membrane sensor NFE2L1 → MVRGAVGEDWAEGSGGARAERFRVRACVFQDIDLIDILWRQDIDLGAGREIFDYSHRQKESEVDKELSDGRERGDGWRSAGGQVTNRNLLVDGETGESFPAQVPGVEDQTALSLEECLRLLEATFPFGENSEFPAADVSTLSEAVPSESRPAGIQSSLLSPLLPEAESPFDLEQQWQDLMSIMEMQAMEVNSTTAETLYNGTSGDLLTSNYNLAPNTPINQNVSLHQASLGSCSQDFSLFSSEIESPSMGGSSALLQLAPDNSTGLNTTFSSTNFSGIFFPPQLNSTVNETAGPELPDPLGGLLDEAMLDEISLMDLAIEEGFNPVQASQLEEEFDSDSGLSLDSGHSPASLSSSEASSSSSSSSSSSSSSSSSSSFSEEGAVGYSSDSENVDFEEAEGAVGYQPEYSKFCRMSYQDPSQLHYLPYLEHVGHNHTYNMAPETLDPEEPKLPSVGKKSSKEKPSEFLDKQMSRDEHRARAMKIPFTNDKIINLPVEEFNELLSKYQLSEAQLSLIRDIRRRGKNKMAAQNCRKRKLDTILNLERDVEDLQRDKSKLLREKVEFLKSIRQMKQKVQNLYQEVFGRLRDENGQPYSPNQYALQYASDGSVILIPRTLADQQARRQERKQKDRRK, encoded by the exons ATGGTGCGGGGGGCGGTGGGAGAGGATTGGGCCGAGGGGTCCGGAGGGGCCCGTGCTGAGCGATTCCGTGTGCGTGCGTGTGTCTTTCAGGACATCGATTTGATTGACATCCTGTGGAGACAGGACATCGATCTGGGCGCCGGGAGAGAGATTTTTGACTACAGCCACCGACAGAAAGAGAGCGAAGTGGACAAAGAGCTGAGCGATGGGAGGGAGCGCGGGGACGGCTGGAGGAGCGCGGGAGGACAGGTCACCAATAGGAACCTGCTAGTGGATGGCGAGACTGGGGAGAGCTTCCCTGCGCAG GTGCCTGGCGTGGAGGATCAGACggccctgtccctggaggagtGCCTTAGGCTGCTGGAGGCCACCTTCCCTTTCGGGGAGAACTCGGAG TTTCCAGCTGCAGATGTCTCCACCCTAAGCGAAGCTGTGCCCAGCGAGAGCCGGCCTGCGGGCATCCAGAGCAGCCTGCTGTCTCCTCTCCTCCCAGAGGCCGAGTCGCCCTTCGAtctggagcagcagtggcaggaCCTCATGTCTATCATGGAAATGCAG GCTATGGAAGTGAACAGCACGACCGCTGAAACCCTTTACAACGGCACAAGCGGAGACCTGCTGACTTCTAACTACAACCTCGCCCCAAACACTCCCATCAATCAGAATGTCAGCCTGCATCaggcctctctgggcagctgctcaCAGGACTTCTCCCTCTTCAGCTCTGAAATTGAAAGCCCCTCCATGGGTGGCAGCTCAGCGCTGCTGCAGCTGGCGCCGGACAACTCCACCGGCCTCAACACCACCTTCAGCTCCACCAACTTCAGTGGGATCTTCTTCCCCCCACAGCTGAACAGTACGGTCAATGAGACGGCGGGCCCTGAGCTGCCGGACCCGCTGGGCGGCCTTCTTGATGAAGCCATGCTTGATGAGATCAGCTTGATGGATTTGGCCATCGAAGAAGGTTTCAACCCAGTGCAGGCCTCGCAGCTGGAAGAGGAGTTTGATTCTGACTCAGGTCTTTCTCTGGATTCTGGCCACAGTCCTGCTTCCCTTAGCAGCTCAGAagcctcttcctcttcttcttcctcctcttcctcctcctcctcctcttcctcttcctcctcattttCTGAGGAAGGAGCTGTCGGCTACAGCTCAGACTCTGAAAACGTGGACTTTGAAGAAGCGGAAGGGGCAGTTGGGTACCAGCCCGAGTACAGCAAGTTCTGCCGCATGAGCTACCAGGACCCGTCGCAGCTCCACTACTTGCCTTACCTGGAGCACGTGGGCCACAACCACACCTACAACATGGCACCGGAGACCCTGGATCCCGAGGAGCCCAAGCTGCCCAGCGTggggaagaagagcagcaaggagaaaCCGTCCGAGTTCCTGGATAAGCAGATGAGCAGGGATGAGCATCGAGCCAGAGCCATGAAGATCCCTTTCACCAACGACAAGATCATCAACCTGCCCGTGGAGGAGTTCAATGAACTGCTCTCCAAGTACCAGCTCAGCGAGGCGCAGCTGAGCCTCATCCGAGACATCAGGAGGCGAGGCAAGAACAAGATGGCTGCCCAGAACTGCCGCAAGAGGAAGCTGGACACCATCCTGAACCTGGAACGCGACGTGGAGGACTTGCAGAGGGACAAGTCCAAACTGCTCAGGGAGAAGGTGGAGTTCCTCAAGTCCATCCGCCAAATGAAGCAGAAGGTGCAGAACCTCTACCAGGAGGTGTTCGGCCGGCTGCGGGATGAGAACGGCCAGCCCTACTCCCCCAATCAGTACGCCCTGCAGTACGCCAGCGACGGCAGCGTCATCTTGATACCTCGCACCTTGGCTGACCAGCAGGCCAGGAGGCAGGAGAGGAAACAGAAGGACCGCAGGAAGTGA